The following are encoded together in the Bacteroidales bacterium genome:
- the uxuA gene encoding mannonate dehydratase: MEFTWRWFGPNDPIRFNEIKQTGVTGIVTALNHIPVGQVWDVNEIMKRKSTIEKEGLEWSVVESVPVHGDIKKQTGDYQQYIENFKQTIKNLGECGIRILCYNFIPMLDWIRTDHNWKLSDGSITAKFNMKSFAAFDLFILQRAGASQSYPQKILEEAEQYYNQLDKEGIQNLTNAILLRLPGTEEKYGLEDIHSMIKSYSHIDRDSMKEHLFYFIRETIPVAEEAGVKMAIHADDPPFPLFGIPRVVSTKQDALDIIKTIDSESNGVALCTGSFGAGHFNNLVDMTKSLAHRINFTHLRNLTRDEDGNFCEVNHLGGNIDLYHVIKELLLEEHRRKQAGKNDWQIPMRPDHGQQMLYDINRTFYPGYSLIGRMKALAELRGLVLGVQNCHSIDEI, encoded by the coding sequence ATGGAATTTACATGGAGATGGTTCGGACCGAATGATCCGATTCGATTTAACGAGATCAAACAAACCGGTGTTACGGGGATAGTGACAGCGCTTAATCATATTCCTGTGGGCCAGGTATGGGATGTTAATGAGATCATGAAGCGTAAAAGCACCATCGAAAAGGAAGGTTTGGAGTGGTCTGTTGTGGAAAGTGTGCCCGTTCACGGTGATATCAAAAAACAAACAGGTGATTATCAGCAATACATTGAAAATTTCAAACAAACCATAAAAAATCTTGGTGAATGCGGGATCAGAATACTTTGCTACAATTTCATACCCATGCTGGACTGGATTAGAACAGATCACAACTGGAAGTTATCGGATGGGTCTATAACTGCAAAGTTTAATATGAAGAGCTTCGCCGCTTTCGACTTGTTTATACTACAAAGAGCCGGTGCTTCTCAATCTTATCCTCAAAAAATTCTGGAGGAAGCAGAGCAATACTATAATCAGCTAGATAAAGAAGGCATACAAAACCTTACAAATGCCATTCTTCTCAGATTGCCCGGCACTGAGGAAAAATACGGATTGGAAGACATACATTCCATGATTAAAAGTTATTCCCATATAGACCGGGATTCAATGAAAGAACATCTGTTTTATTTTATCAGAGAAACGATACCCGTAGCTGAAGAAGCGGGGGTGAAAATGGCCATTCATGCGGATGATCCTCCCTTTCCATTATTTGGTATACCACGGGTTGTCAGTACCAAACAAGATGCACTGGATATCATAAAGACAATAGATTCGGAATCCAACGGAGTGGCTTTATGTACCGGATCATTCGGTGCAGGACATTTCAACAATCTGGTGGATATGACCAAAAGTCTTGCCCACCGGATCAATTTTACCCATCTTCGGAATCTAACAAGAGACGAAGATGGGAATTTCTGTGAAGTCAATCATCTCGGGGGAAACATTGACCTGTACCATGTAATAAAAGAACTGTTACTTGAAGAACACCGCAGAAAACAAGCAGGTAAAAATGACTGGCAAATCCCGATGCGGCCGGATCATGGTCAACAAATGCTCTATGATATCAACAGAACATTCTACCCGGGTTATTCCCTTATCGGTAGGATGAAAGCACTGGCTGAGCTCAGGGGATTGGTGCTTGGAGTTCAGAATTGCCATTCAATTGACGAAATCTAA